The nucleotide window ACGCTAATACCATGAACCTGACCAACACCGCCAGCATGTTGGCTCAAAGCCGAGTCAGAAGAACGATGGTCTTTCCTCACACCAACGTCAACACGATGGCTCCTCGGTCTTCGAGACTTTCTAAGACGCTCTTCTTTTCTCACTTATCGTCTCGATCTATGGTATCTGAACGACCCATCATCACTATAAGCACCCTCAGTATACCTGTGCTTTCTGCGTCTTCTTCTGCGTTTGGTGTGTAGCAGATCATAGCAGAAGAAAGTGCAGCAATAGCTAATAATGTAGAACCAAGAAGAGACAAAAGCCCACAGGAGTCTGCAGAAACCGTGGATGATACAATGCCAGAAACCAATTTTGTATAACATgtagatgaagaagagaaacaaGTAGGCCACGATTATGACTAAGGCGGCTTTGGCAAGACTAGCCACGCAGAAATTCTCAACGTAGCATAACACATCCCAGGGTGATGGACAAACCAAACTGTTCCAAGTTAAAGAATcgataaaattttgaagaatataatCTCTGGGTTTTGAAAAGTTACCTGCAACGCTGCAAGATTTTCCAGATAGAAAGTCAAGCGGAGAACCAAAGAAGTTGCCGAGAGAATGAAAGAAACCGGTGAAGAACGAGTCCATCACAACACCAACTTCAGATTTGTATTATTAACAGACATAACAAGCCGATCCAATTAGGACAAGAACTTATATAGAACGCCACTGTGACTGCTTTATATCTGGTAGTTTCCtctgttttaattattttcacgatattttaattattgcaaaaataaaatgaaaatagaaACCAGTGAGTACAGTACAGGCGTTAactctaataaaatattttcagagGAGAAAATCAAACTTCATCCACAATCTCAGAGAAGGAATGGTTCTATGAATTAACCGGGATGCGATGGGTATTCTACTTTAAACCGGTTAACAGAGAAAAGACAACAACTTGGATAGAAGCAGATGATGATGTtgatggattagattaatcCATCCTTCCCTTTAGGATCCTTTCTTTAATCTCAGTTGGTGTTCTGCAACAAAATCATCAAGAAAGTAATGTTTAAGAAGTATactgagaaaacaaaaaaatgtgtgGGACAAAAGAAGAAACTAATTGAGAACTTACACAACGTAGACATGACCTCCCCAACCACTCAGACAATCACGGTCAACTGACGAGAGAAGTGCTTGCGATATCGTCTCAAACAGCTCCTCCGCTTCCTGATAAATTCCAATTTTGTTAAACTAGAGTCTTGATACACTAGTAAACAATGGAGGATGGCTAACAAGAAACAACTTTTGAACACTTCAGAACCAACTGAAGATATCCAAGCGAAAAGTAATTGCTACTGTGATTCCTAATGGCATTACGCACCCTGATTTTTCACAATAATTCAAGATTCTAAATTCATATAAACTAACAAAGAACCTTAATCTACCTAACTTAACTGTGGACCACTTAAGAATTTGCATGGAAGGGGTTCGGTAATAAAACAAGAGATGATAAAGTTGATAGTAGACAAACCATATCAGGCTTGTACATTGCTTCGCAGGCTCCATACAGTGATTCTGAAGCAGTTCCAGATACAACGAAATCTTTAGCCAACTCCCTGGCATTTTTACAGTATAACCACAAGTATTACAACATGTACATCAAGCCAGTATATCAAGAAACAAACGAAATGCAAGAGTAATGGAAAACTCATTCTCGAAACAGCCAACACAAAAGAAACCgataaaaataacaaacaacATGAGGAATCATGAACATTCCCGACTCGCTTATGAATCATTAGACACAACTCCAACAAAAACAAATGCTCCATCGAAACACACTAGACTAACCAAGCTAAATGGCACTGAAGAAGGGAAACTACATCCCTACGATCAGAGAAGCAACAAAGGAAAGGAGACGAGCTTACTTGGCTCCAATGGAGTCCATGGTGCAGATGAAGGGCTTGTCATCTTCCCCCAATCCAGCAATCACTGGTTGGCATAAGTAAGGACCAAATCTGAAACCAAACACCCCAAGTAGTAATCAAATCTCAATCCTAACCAAACATCAAAATTCGACTTGAGAAAGCAAGCAAGCGACAGACCTCTTCTCGTAAAGAATGGCAGAGACGAGACTAGCGAAAGTTTCAGGCTTCATGTCTCTCTCTTCACGAAGCTGGTACAGCTTATGACGAAACACCAAGCGCTGGTACCTTCCCTCCCCAccccaaaagaaaaaatctcAATAAGttcaaaaaacaaacaaacaaacatctGAATGCTTTCTTACAGTGTCTGGACATCGGTGGCGAGACCAGAGAGGCCGATGAAGACGCGATCGTGGATCTTGGAGATTCTCTGGAAATCGGTGGCGATTGTCTGAAGCTGCACACCGAGCCTTCGATCACTGGCGATGGCGAAGCAGTTCTTCCCCACCATAGCTACGACCGCACTTCCATTGTACTCGAAGATCTGCATCGACATCAATTAGTCACGCATCAATGACTGATGACGGAATACGAACAAGAGTgagggtttttgaaattcaatCCAACTTACCGACATCGGAAGATGAGGGTTTGTGGGAGTGAAGTTTGGAGCTTTTTCGAGGAGAAGACGGAGGAGAAATCTGAGAAgacggaggagagagagagagtaagtaAAGTCGACGGTGGCTTGGAAGATACTCCAGCCGAGTTATTCGTTGGGCCTTCTACAGGCCCATGGGCTGCTAATTGTATAAACCCAATACAACCAATCTTTTGATGTATCAGAGTTAGTTTCTCGGCAAGAAAAAAACGGAACCGAAAAATTTTTTCGAACCGAATTATCCGAAAGCAAAACCGGACTAAACCCTCGAATACCCGGATGGTGCCTATATTTCTATATCCAAATAACCAAAACTGAACCGAGAACCGTACGGTATCCGAATATGTGAAAAAACAAACTTTAGCTttctaatataaaataaaactagatACTGACCCGCTCTTTGAAAGGACGGGTATTCTAATgtcatttttcaattttaatattatttctaattAGATAAGGATgtgtttcaatattttattatctaatatggttttatttttaaaaattgtaattcTAATTAGTGTGAGTATGTGTTTGAATAGTTTATTATCTaatatggtttttatttttataaattgtaatgtaatttatttgttattagtaAAATTGTGTTTACACATATAGGACTGCAAATCCGttgtttgtttaattattaaatatatcacatatattaatttgtttatttcttaaatgtataatctcaataaaaataaaacgggctttttatgattttaagtATAGATATTTTACACAAATTGGCATAATgggttaatatatttgtttatctcttaaatatataatccctgtataaaaaataaaataatctttttaatgattttcactaaatatattttaaacaaaatggcCTAATGGGTTAACAATGGTTCAATTTGGACCTATCGAATGGGCTTTAAATTTCTGTAGATCattaaatgtattaaaaaagtaatggtatgttttgtaatttttttaaaaagtcgGAGGTATAATCCTAAGAAGGATTCTCCTTTaatctgctttaatagtatagatgtcaTAAATTCCACTCAACTcggattgagaggaagaagagtgACAAGATTATTACCACCAGACTATATTATCTTCTGTGTATTCTCTTATATTAAAAGAATAAATACTTACAAAACTGACACTTTAGTGATTTGAATTCCGGTTGAATTGATGAATAAACATGTAATCACTATACCACTTAAAATAACATACtaactaatattatatatatatgatttatacaTTACGGGTACTCGAAATCGAACGAAACTAAACCGAAACATCATAAATACTTATTGGATATAAGAATTATTTATCCAATATACACAGAACCGAACAGTGTCTATCCGAATATCCCAATGCCCAGGGCTAATCAGAGTCGGAATGCTCCGTTAAAACGATTTAACTGAATCGAAATCATAATAAAAGACTAAACCCGAACTAAAGAATTGATTCGGTTTTATATATTCATTTAATGATAAACTGGATCGAGCTGAAAGACCCACCGTATCACCATCAGTCTAAACGGAGTCAAACTCGCATAAATCAGATATTGTTGTAGCAATTGCAGACCTTGagtgaaaaaaatgaaatgaaataaaCACTTCAAAGTTTTACTCAAGTTTTTTCTCTCTGTTTGCATAAGAAAGAGAATTATATATAACTGATGCGCTTAAACCACTACTAGAGTAACACATCCTAATCGAGGCGGTCACGTTCCATCATTAGTATGATTCTTTTCCCAGAAGTGCTTAAATCAGACTCGTTACGTTTCAGACGAAAAGACGAAGACAAtgactcctcctcctccgatGACGAAAACGACTTCGTTTCTGCGTCATAGAAAACGTCAGATTCCGATGATGACGTCGTCATCGAATCCAAACTGGTATTGTTTTTCACGTCGCGAGTCTTACTCTTCTTGAACCGAAGCAATGGCTTGAGAAGACTCCACCGGCCCCAAGCAGTAGCAGTACCGGAGTCGTGTGTTGTAGCTCGAGCTGATGAACATCGCCAATATGGAGTCGGTGGTGGTCCTGTAGAGCGGGAATCTTGACGCGGTTTGAGCTTGAAAGAAGGAGGAGGGGCAAAGGGAGAGACTGCGGGAGAAGACGACAGAGACGGTGGAAGTTTTGTTATTCGGAGAGGAGAGAGTTTCTTGGGAGGTTTAAGGAGAGTGGGACCTACATAATCATCGGCCTGGGTTCGGGTCTTGGGTATACCGGGTCGGATCTCCCAACTAAAAGGCACTGCTCCGGGTCTCTTGAAAGGACCTTCACCATCTAATTCAACCATTGGCATAGACACACACACAAAGAACGTTTCTCTCTGATTTGTTTGAAGGATATTACAACAACCCCTACTTATACTTCAGCGTTCAGACAGTTTTATGTGAAACTATAAAAGATTCAATGGATTTATTTATGGTATTACTAATGTTTTCTATATTAGATTGGATATGTATCAAAAACCTTCTTTTTACATGGATAATGGAGAATCTACGTAACTAATTACGTTTTTATCTTATTCACATTTTCTGAGGATCACTCTCTCAGTAAaatattaaagaggtaaatctCATTTGTTCAAAGTAATATGATATATTACTATACATACTGGTTACAAAAAGTATATATCTAGATTATATTATaccatttattatttttatattttgttgttatataatactatatcccctatatattaatagaatatatattaatagagaaacattaaaaaaaagttataacatgTAATTTGCAGTAATTAAGAAAGCACTATGCTGAGTTGTCACGTAATTAGAATGCTAATTTTGTTTACGTGGCGGTTTGAgatcaattgaaaattttgttagtccaaaattaaatttctaaaaatgttATACTATATAGTATGTTCATTATGGatcattcatttatcaaattgaaattattatatattattttcttaaataaaaaatacggAATTATCTAatgtgattaaaatatatatgacagttaataattttaaataataaagatttggtAACAGTATGTATACtttatatcatttttgtttacttagttattattaaaataattacagaattacattaatcatataataaaattttagattttttttgtatatgttgtattttgaatttttcaaaactagtataaattagtaaaactgttaaaagtctcacataaacaTTTATGATcaaggtttaattttttttctataataagatacaatgattataaaatcatatgaataaataattttattttaataggtgtttatgtcatatcgtttaaattaaactatacatcatataaaaatacatacttatattgAAATCgtttaaatcttaaacattttctaaatttaggccaaaaaaaaattacgaaatgaaaataaacttaaaaatcaatatttatatcgagcaataaccaaaataaaaaaaaacagcacaaaaatgagaaaaatattgaagatagatatgattggcacgtgaacgtaaacttattatgaccataattatcttttaaattgctaaatcatgatataaaatcgAGCTGACAATAAATATTAGGCCTGATAGTAGGCTTGAAATTTTTTGGCCTAAACGTTAGATTATTATGCGATAAGtgattttttgacctaaaatatttttaaaaatgagatcAGCTCATCAATAAACAAATTacgtaattaacaaaaaaagattatttaaaggtcaaaaatattaattcgatcaagaatataaattttgttttttatacgatatttcttaaataattttcacatAATTTCACCATGCGCAAAATGCAGgtctttaaataattttcatataaattcaccatgcgtaaaacataggtttttaaataattttcatataaattcacCATGCGGATAACACAAGTCTTATCATAGTGAGGTGAATATTTACGAAATGAGAATGACAATTGTTTTGTAGCTTGAGGATTGTAATTGTTGTGATTCAAaaatgtcttctttttttttttgaattgaaaatGTCTTCTTTTTTTCCTGGTCTAAGATTCATTTAACCATGTCTTTCACAGATGGGTTCATAATTGAATGAAGTCAAACATCGATGAAACATCTCTACGCTACAAGCTATAagtcgatatatatatatttatataaaacaaactctattgtttttctttttctgggGGGCTATACAATATCCCCCATGTGTTATTTTTTTGGGTGTATGTATATAAAGATGCAAAGGTAGCTACTGTTAAAAGGAAAAATGAGAGAAGAAAAAATGATAAAGACTCCAGGAAACTCAAAGACTAATTATGTATAGAGATGAGCACACAGACACAAGAACAAACAGCTACTAAGTCTCTTCAAGTGTCCTCTACCTCTTAATCAAGCATTGCTAGACTGGAAGCATACTCTTCTCAAACCTCTGAATCGAAAGACTGGGGAGGTTTAAGAGAGTTCCTCTTTGTTGAACTTATTCCATGCTTCCTGTTCAATGCAATTTTGCATTCAGTTAAACAATTAGATAAGAAATATTTGCTTGAAGCTGAGTGTAAGCTTCGTGGATTTATTGCAAGAGATAATAAACTAAACCAGATTTCTTCCAATTACTACTAACACTGTGTTAGTAACGCAGAAGCTGGtttagttactatttttttttggaacattgTTCCATGAAACTCTACCGATTGATCCGGTGGGGAACTAAAATTCGACTGCCAACTTTTGTCTAAATTAGATTCTAGAGAGATATGCTCATTCAGATCCAGTGAGAAAATACCTTCAAAATGTCAAAAACCTTTTCGGCTATATACTTTTGTTCAAGGGTGGCTCCTTTCTGCTGAACTTTATCGGGATGTACATACAACGTTGCCTTCCTATAGACTTTCTTGACTGCTGAAGAAGTGATCAAATCTGTCAGAGAAACAGCTTCCCAACCACATCCAGGCCAGAGTACCTGTCATCGTTCAAAAACAGAATCAGAACTCAGTGAACTTATTTACAACTTTTGTTCTCGTCATTAAAACTCACGATTTGCAAGGAAGATAACAGCGCACGCATGTTTCCTTCTTTCCCAGTCGCCCAACGCCTTATCTCAGCATCAACACCCTCAGAAATCCTCTGAAAAGCAAAGATCAACAAGAAAGCCATCAAATTCACCAACAAGGAGACACACTCTATGtagattttgaaaacaaaatcacTAGAGGAAATGTCAATAACAGGAACAGTATTATCATAATGAAGATTTGTAAATCACAAAAAACGTCATTGTCCACATGTAGGCATTATTGAAATGAAGATTAAAAGAGAAGGCATAGCTTACAGTTCTCTGTTCTTGTTCAATCCGAGATTGATGATCACGGTTATTCATATCAGCTACAGCTTGTGCCTACATTTTGAAAAGGCACTGAATAGTGTAAAATCATCTAGAACCAAAATTTACGAGTCAAGGTTTGCACAAGAAGTTTCAAAGCAAAAACCAAAACAACCACACATACCACACGGCTCTTTGTTCTCTGTTCACGATCCCATCTGGCCTTTCTACGTTCATCACTTTCCCCTGGGATCTCCTCAAATTCTCTAAATATAGGATCCCCTGTGGAGAAGAAGGAAACATTGCCAAAAAAGTTAGACCAGAGTAGCCAATAACTGAAAAAGGCATGTTTTCACGACATCTAACCTCCAAAAAGTGCAGAAAAGTCATCCACCAGGTTAGCTGGAGGAGGAGGCTTCTTTGCACTAGAAACCCCATTAGGCGTCTTTTTGGGCTCGTTGACTGCTTGCTTGCGAGTTGCCTTTTGCATCAGAAAGAAGCATAAGGAtacacattttttttctaattttaaagAGTGGAACATAGATTGAAAGTGGTTCTTACTTCAGTTGTCGTCCGTGACTTTGGTACACTGCTGGACCGATGCCCAGAGCTGAAAACGGAGTCAAGATCATCCGCACCAAACTGCTGTTTCTTTGTTCCAGCATCTTCAGCTTCTCTGAATTTACTAGCAGTGTCAGAGGCGGAGGCACTACGCCGCATAGTACTACTACCCATGGCAAAGTCTTCAAGCTCGTCAATTGAAGACAATCCAGAACTCTTAACTGTCAAGAAGAAGGAATACAGTAAACAACAGCTGTGAATCAAGGTTATCAAAGAGATTAAGTAACCTCTGTCGACTTTTTGCGTTGGTTTAGGGGGAGGCTTGAGCTTTGTATTTGATGGTTTTTTCCCCTGAGAACTGACAGAAGCAGCAAACTCATCAAGTGGATCCACGAACAGACCCGAAGAAGAATGTGCTGCAGAGGTAGTTGATTCTAGAACCACAAAAGGGTCAGCATCAGCAAAGATCGATGATGCACTAGTCTTGCTGAAAAAcaaaccaacaacaaaaaaaaaagaatcaattcAAACACATTCTATACATGACAGAGGTATCAATGCTTGATAAACTGGAACACAAACCTGCTAGTGGTCTGAGAACTCCCACCAAAACCAGGAATCAACTCATCAAAACCATTCTTCCCAGAACTACTCTGGTTCCAGGTCCTGGATTCAAGACCAAACCCACCCATATCACCCAGCAAATCATCAACCCCAGCAGCATCTTGCTTCGTAGACGAAGAGAAGGCCCCAAATATATCATCATTTCCAACACCAACAGAGACAGGCACAGCACCAAACAAATCAACATCATCAAAACCCCgcgctgaagaagaagaagaagatgtcttCATCCCAAAGTTGGTGGAGAACATCAAACCGTCGTCGTTTAAAGACGAAGACTTGGTGTTAGTAGGCTTGTTCAACCCACCACCAAAGACATCGAAATCGTCGTTGACAGATACCTTATTGGAGGAATAGGACGTCGATTTGGGGTTAGCAACACCGAGATTGTTCAAGCTCTGAGGGGTGGTGGTGGGAGGACGCTTGGAGGCAGCCATGGGAGCAGATTTGCCTTGGGGCTTTATCCCGTAACGCTCCGTTAGAACACCAAACTCGTCCATTTTCGAGAGATTGATTCCACAAAATTGATAACCCTGTGAAGATGGGAGAGAGAGATATTCTCTGGATATTGAAAGGGGATCTCAGAGACGGAGAATAATAATAAGGAATAAGAGAAAAACAATCGTCTcgtctccttttttttttctctgtgtgGGAAAAAAATCTGAGAGGCACCGACGAAGACGAACGATGGGTGGGTGGGTCCTCTATACAGATGgcttcttttgctttttttttaaattcccaCACCTTCCTTTTATATCTCatcttctttttatatatactagTATTGTGTCCATGCTATGCAtggaaatatttttattcacaaataaaagtaaatttaattAGGACTAATTTActaaataactataaataataattaaattaaattttagctaaaattatatgtattatttaactCTGATttatatgcatgtatatatataattataagcaCACTTATCATTATTAACCACAAACATACTATATAAATGAAGTTAGATTTGTTTAGAGATTTTTACATTAGTCTTGATTAGCTTGTTTGATACAAATATTAGTTTGAAGCTTTCCTGTTTAACTTCTTAAAGATTTATttactttcaataatttttctaaTCTTTGACTTGCAATTTATGTTTATTTGGCTTACTGCATTTAGTAATTCATTAAGTATCTCCATTTACAAACaaaactactattctaaatctaCTGAAAACAATAAAACAGCATGTCACAGCAGACATAACTAAGCCATGGAAACAGagcaaatatttttaaaatcttctaaaATCACTTAATGTATGCAACTATATCTTCTAAAATCTATATGACATAAATGATAAACTCACAGCAGACATAACTAAGCCATGGAAACAGagcaaatatttttattgacatgttattttgaaaacatGGTAAAAATTATACGTATAACTGGATAGTCACACATTATAGTGAAGAACACTAACAAAACAAAGAGAAGTATTATATGAGATAACAAATACCTAGTATTTTGCTACTAAAGAAATTCAATCTTTAGCTATTCAAAGAAAAACATGTGTCCGTGCAAATAGAAACTCCACATAGACAGTaaaatgagaaaagaaaaattaattaatcaaaaagCATCAAGCAGAGCATAATCAGTCATCTCGTTGATTTATTCAAAAATTGCAAAATTCATAGTGTTATAAAACACTTCCCTAAATTTAAACCTTGAGCATTATGATTATGAGTTCAAGTATTATGATTATGGCAAGAGAAAATCTGAGAATATAATAGGAAAACCTTGTTAAACCATATCTTGGAGAAGCCAGCAATGGTACTCCACATCATGGGTCTCGAAAACCATTCCCAAGATCCGACCAACTCAAACCACATAATACATAATTGCAACCCGCATTTCAACAAAGTTGCTTTAGTCTAGTGGTATAGGAGCTTCAGTTGGAGTGCCCGTCCCTGGGTTCGAGCCTTGGCCACTGCAGAATTTACATATgggctgcagcatccgagaccgaagaccgttacACGGTGAGCCACATGGTGACGCCCTGGCAGTGTCCTTGCtcacttcggtctctagtctggaccaccTCGGTGGGACCAGGAtactcggttagcaaaaaataaaaaaaaaataaaaaaaaacccgCATTTCAGCGATATGACAGAAAACTTAAAGGGAAATGTTATGTTTTGATCTCGTCTTCTTCCGCTCCTAAAGAAGTAGCATATGGCtctcatattttgttttaatcgAATGGAAGTTGTTCAGTTGGTCTGCTGTTTGCTCATTGAATATTTATAGGAGTATGAAAAATAAAGGAACCTTGATAAAGTGAAGATCATGGGTAGTGTCAGTGTAGTGGGTTTCGAGAAACCGTAtatggttgtttttttttcattttctaaactattatttgttttaacTAATTTAGCTTAAATTTGGTAAATATTAATGACATGTCAAATTTTAATTGGTAGAATAACTTGtgttttagtatataagggataatATTGATTTTACGGAAAACAAAAAGATTTCACtgtaactaattaaaaaaaatatcatttcatttatgtaaaaaaaaattaaaacttgttGTTTATATGATGAATTGATGATACAGTATTCCAGTTACATTCCCACTTTGAAAATTGATGAtacgttttctttttctttatacatctcatgtatttttttttgaaattcaaaacttGTAGATTTCAGTGAGCTAGGAGATAAGGAGGAAATAAAATTCCAggatttatttata belongs to Brassica rapa cultivar Chiifu-401-42 chromosome A07, CAAS_Brap_v3.01, whole genome shotgun sequence and includes:
- the LOC103837936 gene encoding proteasome subunit beta type-3-A isoform X1; translated protein: MSIFEYNGSAVVAMVGKNCFAIASDRRLGVQLQTIATDFQRISKIHDRVFIGLSGLATDVQTLYQRLVFRHKLYQLREERDMKPETFASLVSAILYEKRFGPYLCQPVIAGLGEDDKPFICTMDSIGAKELAKDFVVSGTASESLYGACEAMYKPDMEAEELFETISQALLSSVDRDCLSGWGGHVYVVTPTEIKERILKGRMD
- the LOC103837936 gene encoding proteasome subunit beta type-3-A isoform X2, translating into MQIFEYNGSAVVAMVGKNCFAIASDRRLGVQLQTIATDFQRISKIHDRVFIGLSGLATDVQTLYQRLVFRHKLYQLREERDMKPETFASLVSAILYEKRFGPYLCQPVIAGLGEDDKPFICTMDSIGAKELAKDFVVSGTASESLYGACEAMYKPDMEAEELFETISQALLSSVDRDCLSGWGGHVYVVTPTEIKERILKGRMD
- the LOC103829857 gene encoding uncharacterized protein LOC103829857; the encoded protein is MVELDGEGPFKRPGAVPFSWEIRPGIPKTRTQADDYVGPTLLKPPKKLSPLRITKLPPSLSSSPAVSPFAPPPSFKLKPRQDSRSTGPPPTPYWRCSSARATTHDSGTATAWGRWSLLKPLLRFKKSKTRDVKNNTSLDSMTTSSSESDVFYDAETKSFSSSEEEESLSSSFRLKRNESDLSTSGKRIILMMERDRLD
- the LOC103829369 gene encoding auxilin-related protein 2; its protein translation is MDEFGVLTERYGIKPQGKSAPMAASKRPPTTTPQSLNNLGVANPKSTSYSSNKVSVNDDFDVFGGGLNKPTNTKSSSLNDDGLMFSTNFGMKTSSSSSSARGFDDVDLFGAVPVSVGVGNDDIFGAFSSSTKQDAAGVDDLLGDMGGFGLESRTWNQSSSGKNGFDELIPGFGGSSQTTSSKTSASSIFADADPFVVLESTTSAAHSSSGLFVDPLDEFAASVSSQGKKPSNTKLKPPPKPTQKVDRVKSSGLSSIDELEDFAMGSSTMRRSASASDTASKFREAEDAGTKKQQFGADDLDSVFSSGHRSSSVPKSRTTTEATRKQAVNEPKKTPNGVSSAKKPPPPANLVDDFSALFGGDPIFREFEEIPGESDERRKARWDREQRTKSRVAQAVADMNNRDHQSRIEQEQRTRISEGVDAEIRRWATGKEGNMRALLSSLQIVLWPGCGWEAVSLTDLITSSAVKKVYRKATLYVHPDKVQQKGATLEQKYIAEKVFDILKEAWNKFNKEELS